The Sporomusa termitida genome has a window encoding:
- the tsaB gene encoding tRNA (adenosine(37)-N6)-threonylcarbamoyltransferase complex dimerization subunit type 1 TsaB, which translates to MPILAVDTATLVSSVAIATPAALVAELTVQTRKTHSERLMPHIASLLTMAEVSQNNLKAIAVSNGPGSFTGLRIGLATAKALAYALNIPVIGVPTLAAMAFACPAPGVLLAPMLDAQKGNVYLGLYEWCKGVMAEVEPPRVVAFAEAKAELAAKDKPVLLLGEAAVMYKDEIEYPAPPHVVMPRAGSVAVLAQQLYDQGVRHDVAALEPLYIRRSEAEELWERRQSQECR; encoded by the coding sequence TTGCCGATTCTTGCTGTTGATACAGCCACACTTGTGTCCAGTGTTGCCATTGCCACACCGGCTGCATTGGTGGCTGAACTTACTGTTCAGACCCGCAAGACCCATTCTGAACGGTTAATGCCCCATATTGCCAGTCTGCTCACTATGGCAGAAGTTTCGCAAAACAATCTTAAGGCAATTGCCGTAAGTAACGGCCCCGGCTCTTTTACCGGGCTCAGGATTGGTTTGGCCACAGCCAAAGCCCTGGCCTATGCGCTTAATATTCCCGTAATCGGGGTGCCGACTTTAGCCGCAATGGCTTTTGCCTGCCCGGCGCCGGGGGTATTGCTGGCACCGATGCTCGATGCCCAAAAAGGGAATGTATATCTTGGTTTGTACGAATGGTGCAAGGGGGTTATGGCTGAAGTGGAACCGCCGCGGGTTGTGGCTTTTGCTGAGGCCAAGGCCGAGCTGGCGGCTAAGGATAAGCCTGTCCTGCTGCTGGGTGAGGCTGCTGTCATGTACAAAGACGAGATTGAATACCCGGCGCCGCCCCATGTTGTTATGCCCCGGGCCGGCAGTGTGGCAGTTCTGGCCCAGCAGCTGTATGACCAGGGGGTAAGGCATGATGTAGCTGCGCTGGAACCGTTATATATCAGGCGTTCAGAGGCTGAGGAGCTGTGGGAACGGCGGCAATCACAGGAGTGTCGCTGA